A region of the Gammaproteobacteria bacterium genome:
CTGTTCAAGCTGATCCGTTATTCGCCAATCCCGCTTCTGGAAATTTCCATATTCAAGGAGATTCTCCGGCGGTTGACCATTTTGTAGGCACTTTGGATTCCGATTTTGAAAATGATGCGAGACCACAAGGTGCAATGGATGATGCCGGAGCTGATGAGTTTAAAGATTTAATTTTTGCAGATGACTTTGAGCTTTAGAGGTGATTGTTTTAATTATTGAAAGAAAATATAATCAATTACAATTTTGAGTTATTGACACAATGTCTTCAGAAAATTCCAGAGAAAGCTTCGAGAAAGTAAAATTATGGTTCACAAAATTGGTGAACCATAATTCCGGCGAGCAATCCAAAGAAATTGACAACCTTTTAAAACGAGGCGTTCTCAATCAATCTCAGTCGGAATTACTAAAACAAATGCTCAATGCTGACAGCGAACCGGATTTAACAGAAAATATTCAATCTGTATCAAACAAAATAACTATAGATGAATCTATTGAAGATTCAGATTTATTAGAAAAACAAATCAATAAATATCGAGTCATTAAAGTTCTTGGTCAAGGAGGAATGGGGCAAGTTTATTTGGCGGAACGAAATGACGGAATGTTTGAACAAAAAGTCGCGCTTAAACTTCCAAACCATAATTTCAATGAAGAAATGAAACTCCGTTTTGAGAATGAACGTCAAATTCTCGCTCAATTGACTCATAACAATATCGCCCGATTATTGGATGGAGGAACAACTAAAGAAGGACGACCTTATCTGGCAATGGAATATATTGACGGTCAAACAATTGATCAATACTGTGTAAAAAGCATACCTGACCTCAACGCCAGAATTGAGTTGATTATTCAAACCTGCAAAGCCGTTACCTTTGCTCATCAAAATTTAATCCTCCATAGGGATTTAAAACCGGCAAATATCCTGGTAACTGAAGAAGGAATTGTAAAATTACTTGATTTTGGCATTGCAAAATTATTCAATCCCGAAGATGAAAGAAAGGCTAATCAAACCGCCACTCAAATCATGACCCGGAATTATGCAAGCCCGGAGCAAATTCAAGGCAAACCGGTCAGCACTCACAGTGATATGTTTTCACTTGCAGTGATTGCTTACGAACTCATCACCGGATTTCATCCTTATCAACATGAAACACAACTGGAAAGGGAACAAAAACTGGTTTCAGGAAAAGTCATGCGTGTGACTGAACGAACAGATTCCTCCAAAGCTGTTTTTCCGGAGTTATCAAAGATACAAACCGCAAAAATAAAAGGTGATTTGGAAAACATCTTGCTCAAAGCCTTATCAATTGAACCGGAAAAACGCTATACATCGGTTCAGGCTTTTGCTGATGATTTAAATAATTACTTGCAAAACAAACCTGTTTCAGCTCGTAAACCCAGCACGACATACGCTCTGACTAAACTGGTTCAAAGACATAAAATAACAACGATTGCTATCGTAATGATGTTGGTTTCACTAGCAATAGCTACTATTTTTTCGATTAATAAAGCAAACATCGCTGAATCACAGAAAAAAATTGCTGTCATCGAAAGTCAAAAATCGAAACAAATTTCAGACTTTTTACAAAATATATTTACCAGTGCCCAACCGACTGAAAACCAAAAAGAGGTGACCGTTGAGAATTTACTAGATACCGCAATTAAAGGTCTAAGAGAAGATTCAGAGTTACAACCGGAAAGCAAATATCAACTCATGAGTACTATTTTAAAAAGTTATCTTTCACTGGAAAAAATTGATAACTTTGAAAAGGCACTGAATGGAATTTATGAGCAATGCAGCCAAAAACTCTCTGAGAATGACAAGATTTGTTTAATGTTTCTATTATATAACGCACGACTGGAGCATGAAAAATCAAATGACACAAAGGCATTGGAAGTATATCAAAAAGTTGAAAAAATAGTACGAAGCGAACACAAATCTGATACCGAGTTCCTCGCCTCTGTTTTAATGGATCAATTTGCAACCTTGATTAATCTTGACTATCACGACGATGCAGAGATAAAAGTTCGCGAGGCTCTATCTTTATTTGAAAGTATTAACGAATACGAAGTCGCATCTTTACTTTCTGCTAAAATTGACATTGCTTTTTCATTACTTTTTAACGGCAAACAAGAAGCCGCCTTCTTGTATATCAATGAAATCGAACAATCTATCAACCAACATCAACTGGAGAAAACTCAACTCAATGGAGAGTGGTTGAACCTCAAAGGCGTTTATTACACCATAGCTAACCAACCATCTCAATCCATAAAATACAGACAAAATTCTGTCGATTTGGTGATGAGTCTTTTTCCCGATAAAAAACCCAAGGCATTTGGATTTCGATTACGAAACCTCGGAAGAGAGTATTTTTATGCCGGAGAACTTGAAAAGTCACTTGATGTTTATAACCAAGCAATAAAATACTATCTGAAAGAAAGCAATGGTAAAGAAAGTGAAGTGTTTGAAATTTATCTCTTCAAAACACTTGTTTTGCTTGCACAAAATCATATTCAAGAAGCAGAAAAAGAATATCAACTGGCAAAATCTAGTCTGTCAGAAAATATGAAATTAAATTCCAGAGAGAAGTGCCAAATGTATTTTATTGATGCTTATTTCGGGATAGAAGGAAACGTAAGTCAAGGTGAAATTCAAAAACTGATAAAAAAATACCAACCATGTACCCAAACGAAATCTTACAATTACTACAGTGCCTATCTTGAAATTTTGAATATCAACAATTCAATTCAATTAAAAGACTTTTCAACAGCTCAATCTTATCTAGATAAAGCATGGAAACTTTGGACAATTTATCCTGAAAACTATTTAGGAATAAAAACGCATGTCCAAATGTTACAAGAACAATTCGACAATAAAGTTGATTCAGATATCTGAGTATTCTCTCAATTGAGACTGCACAAAAGCTCTGGCAATTCTCAGCTCCCTCTTGATAGTGCTTTCTGAGGTGGAAAAACTTTCTGCCAGTTCAGGTAAAGTCAATCCTCCATAAAACTTCATCATCAGCATCTGTTCCAATCGAGAGTCTAACTCTGCTAGTTTTAGCATTGCATTATCAATATCCAGAACATGGTTAAACTCCATTGGTACCGAAGCGTCTTCATCATAAAGACTGGTTAGAGTGACTTTCTTGAGATCACCACCATGAATTTCACTGCTTTTTTTCCGTGCATAATCAATGACAAGTGAACGCATGATTTTCGACATGAGTGCGTAAAAATGACCTCTGGAGGAAAAGAAATCTTTTTTACTTTGATAAAACTTTAAAACAGACTCATTCACCAATGCACATGTATCCAATGTTTGGTGTCTTTTATTCCTATTCAGATTTGAGCGAGCAATTTTTACTAATTCAGCATAGACTTCGGGAGAAATTTCCAGATTTTCCTTTCCGTTTAATTGTTGAGTGAAATTGTCTTGCATAGCAATCTTTAAAAGTAGCCAATAAATTCTAATTCAGTAAAATCAGCTTGTCTATCTACAATTGCTAATTAATACCAACATCTCAGAACATACCGGAAAAATATTGTGATGCAATTATCAACTATTACAATTCACTGTTAATTTTTCAGTCATGTTTATATGCTAGAATAGCACTTTATGAATAATCAAATCACTCAAATTCTTGCCAGCAAGGTTAACAGCAAAGACACCTTGGATCGTGTTTTTCATTTGATGTACCCTGAAATAAAAAAGTTGGCAAATTCACAATTGGCCCGTTTAAATAGGGGACAAACTATCACACCCACAGTTTTGGTGAATGAGTGTTACATGAAGCTGGCAAAACCGGGAGAAATGTCTTTTGAAAACCGTAAACACTTCATTTGTACCGTTGCCAGATGTATGCGCCAGTTTTTGGTTGATAATGTGCGCAAAAATGTTCGTTTAAAAAGAGCCGGTGAAATCAGCCAAGAACCAATAACGCAAGTAATGGGTGATAGCGATATCAATTTTAGACTTTTAGAAATTGACGAAATTATTTCTAAACTTCATTTGATTGATGAAGAAATGGCAGAACTTGCTGAATTGAGATTTTTTTCCGGTCACAGCTTGCAAGAAATTGCTGATATTAACGAAGTTTCCAAAAGGACTATAATCAGAAAATGGAACATGACCAAGTCTTTTATCATCACACTTTCCAATGATTTGAAAAAAGATGAACAGTAGCGATTCTTTGCAACACTGGAAGAAAGCCAGAGAACTTTTTGAACAATACATAGACCTCCCAAAAGATGAAGCTGTTTTACAGATAACAAATGACACTTCGATAGAGGACATTGTCAAGCCGATATTAATCAACTTGGTTCAATCACAAAGCGATGAAGATACCTTAATAAACGAACCTGATTTGGTTTTTTTTCAGGTCGCTGGAGAAGGATCAGAGGATTTAAGCGGAAAAAATATTGAGGAATATCACCTTATAAACCGAATCGGGCAAGGTGGAATGTCAAATGTTTACAAGGCGAAACGACGCAATAGTGATATTCAAAAGTATGTGGCGTTAAAACTTCTGACCATTGTTGAGGGCGATATTTCTGATTCTCTGAGAGGTATGTTTGAAAGAGAACAAATCACTCTTTCCAAGCTCAATCATCCAAATATAATATCTTTTCACCACGGCGGGATTAGTAAAAATGGTATCCCTTTTTTGGTCATGGACTACATTGAAAATGCCCAAACTATCAGCCAATATGTTTCTGATAAAAAGCTATCAGAAAAGCATATTCTAAGGCTTATTATCAAAGTGGCTCAGGCGGTTGATTATGCCCATCAGAACTTAATCACTCATAAAGATATTAAACCCAATAATATTTTAATAGATTCAATGGGAAATCCCAAAGTGGTCGATTTTGGTATTGCATCCTTCGAACAACTGGATGATTCGGAAGACTCAGCATATACAAATAAAATTTTTACTCCCGACTATGCTTCACCGGAACAAATCAATCATGAAAATATAACGTCTAATACCGATGTTTTTTCATTGGCAATAACATTACTTGAGCTATTATCCGGAAATCAGAAACTATCAAACTCCGATTGTATTGACCAACAACAAAAATTCGACTCAAATATTTTTGAGAGAAAAACAACGCAAACATTGAAAAAACTGGGACTTAAAAAAGATCTCAGTTTGATTTTACAAAAAGCACTAAAGGTTGATAGTCGTAAAAGATATTCATCAATGGCGATGTTTGCTAATGATTTGAATGCTTATCTGGAATTACGCCCTGTATCTGTTCGCAAACAAAGTAGTTTCTATATTTTGACTAAGTCAATTGCCAGAAATCCGCTTTTAAGTTTTGTAGCTACAACTTTAATCTTTTCATTAATCATCGGTATCAAAGTCATTGTTGAGGAAAAAAATAAAGCTCAACAAGAGGCACTCAAGGCCAATCAAGTGACTAATTTTTTGATTGACTCTATTCAAATGAACGACCCGGACATCACTAAAGGTAAAGAAATTTCTGTAAAAGAACTTTTAATGAATGCCAAAGTTAAAATTCAGGAAACTTCGTTTAATGATTCTGAGTTGAGCTCGGCTCTTGAACAAACCATTGGCTCTGCTTTATCAAAAATCGGACAATATAGTGAAGCCGAAAAATTATTAAGCAACTCTATAACTAGTGACTCGAGCAATTTTTCTGCACGATTAGAGTTGATTCGACTTTACCTGGAGCAACATGAATATCAGAAAGCCGAATCCGAATTGCTGTTTTTAAAAGCAAAAATCTCGAATCTGCAAGTCAGTGAAAAGATTCTATTCGCTCAACTGGACTCCTTATTATCTTACAAACAAGGAAATTTTGAAGAAGCAATTACAAAGCTGAATACTGTTATTGACAATAACTCCGCGACTCTCAAAGATAAAATCTCCAGCCGACTGATTCTTGCAGAAATTTATGATGAATCCGGAAAAACAATCAAAGCTGTTGAAATCCTGAAAAAAGCTCTTGAAGAAAGCAATGATGCAAACACAGAAGTTTCTACAACTAGCACTAACATTTTATACAAACTGGCAGCTGCTTATGGGAATATGAGCCCCTTGCCGGAAAAAGAGTTGCATCGTATTCACAATAAAACGATAGAAATTCAAAAACAGATTTATGGCGAAAACCATCCACTAGTTGCAAAAACCTACCTCAATTATGGTTTCTTTCTTCGCGTTTCCGGACAGATTGAACAAGCTCGAGAGTATGCTGAAAAGGCTCGAAAAATTGCTGTTTCCAATTTTGGTGAACAACACATGCTGACTGCACACATTGATTTACTGATGTCACAGTTGAGTTTTTTAAATGATGAAATGGAACAAGCGATTGAGGAATTGGAAAATGTGGTTAAAAACTATGAACTCCATTATGGAGTTGATCATTTTGAAACCAATCAGGTAAAAACCACACTTGCGGGTTATTACATGAAAGCCAATCAGGGAAACAAAGCTCTGCAAATGCTATTACCATTGTATGAATTGCAAAAACAACAATTTGGTGAGGATAATAAAGCAACAATCTATGCTCGAATGAATATTCTCAAAGCCTATAATCTGACAAGAGACTATTCCAAAGCTGTTCAGGAAGGTGAGGAGTTATTAGTTTTAAGCCAAAATAGCTTGGGTGATGAACACATACTTACAATCGGCGTAAAATTAACTTTGGCAGAAAGTTATTTATTCAACAGTCAAAAAAAGGAAGCGATT
Encoded here:
- a CDS encoding serine/threonine-protein kinase, yielding MSSENSRESFEKVKLWFTKLVNHNSGEQSKEIDNLLKRGVLNQSQSELLKQMLNADSEPDLTENIQSVSNKITIDESIEDSDLLEKQINKYRVIKVLGQGGMGQVYLAERNDGMFEQKVALKLPNHNFNEEMKLRFENERQILAQLTHNNIARLLDGGTTKEGRPYLAMEYIDGQTIDQYCVKSIPDLNARIELIIQTCKAVTFAHQNLILHRDLKPANILVTEEGIVKLLDFGIAKLFNPEDERKANQTATQIMTRNYASPEQIQGKPVSTHSDMFSLAVIAYELITGFHPYQHETQLEREQKLVSGKVMRVTERTDSSKAVFPELSKIQTAKIKGDLENILLKALSIEPEKRYTSVQAFADDLNNYLQNKPVSARKPSTTYALTKLVQRHKITTIAIVMMLVSLAIATIFSINKANIAESQKKIAVIESQKSKQISDFLQNIFTSAQPTENQKEVTVENLLDTAIKGLREDSELQPESKYQLMSTILKSYLSLEKIDNFEKALNGIYEQCSQKLSENDKICLMFLLYNARLEHEKSNDTKALEVYQKVEKIVRSEHKSDTEFLASVLMDQFATLINLDYHDDAEIKVREALSLFESINEYEVASLLSAKIDIAFSLLFNGKQEAAFLYINEIEQSINQHQLEKTQLNGEWLNLKGVYYTIANQPSQSIKYRQNSVDLVMSLFPDKKPKAFGFRLRNLGREYFYAGELEKSLDVYNQAIKYYLKESNGKESEVFEIYLFKTLVLLAQNHIQEAEKEYQLAKSSLSENMKLNSREKCQMYFIDAYFGIEGNVSQGEIQKLIKKYQPCTQTKSYNYYSAYLEILNINNSIQLKDFSTAQSYLDKAWKLWTIYPENYLGIKTHVQMLQEQFDNKVDSDI
- a CDS encoding ECF-type sigma factor, translating into MQDNFTQQLNGKENLEISPEVYAELVKIARSNLNRNKRHQTLDTCALVNESVLKFYQSKKDFFSSRGHFYALMSKIMRSLVIDYARKKSSEIHGGDLKKVTLTSLYDEDASVPMEFNHVLDIDNAMLKLAELDSRLEQMLMMKFYGGLTLPELAESFSTSESTIKRELRIARAFVQSQLREYSDI
- a CDS encoding ECF-type sigma factor, whose translation is MNNQITQILASKVNSKDTLDRVFHLMYPEIKKLANSQLARLNRGQTITPTVLVNECYMKLAKPGEMSFENRKHFICTVARCMRQFLVDNVRKNVRLKRAGEISQEPITQVMGDSDINFRLLEIDEIISKLHLIDEEMAELAELRFFSGHSLQEIADINEVSKRTIIRKWNMTKSFIITLSNDLKKDEQ
- a CDS encoding protein kinase: MNSSDSLQHWKKARELFEQYIDLPKDEAVLQITNDTSIEDIVKPILINLVQSQSDEDTLINEPDLVFFQVAGEGSEDLSGKNIEEYHLINRIGQGGMSNVYKAKRRNSDIQKYVALKLLTIVEGDISDSLRGMFEREQITLSKLNHPNIISFHHGGISKNGIPFLVMDYIENAQTISQYVSDKKLSEKHILRLIIKVAQAVDYAHQNLITHKDIKPNNILIDSMGNPKVVDFGIASFEQLDDSEDSAYTNKIFTPDYASPEQINHENITSNTDVFSLAITLLELLSGNQKLSNSDCIDQQQKFDSNIFERKTTQTLKKLGLKKDLSLILQKALKVDSRKRYSSMAMFANDLNAYLELRPVSVRKQSSFYILTKSIARNPLLSFVATTLIFSLIIGIKVIVEEKNKAQQEALKANQVTNFLIDSIQMNDPDITKGKEISVKELLMNAKVKIQETSFNDSELSSALEQTIGSALSKIGQYSEAEKLLSNSITSDSSNFSARLELIRLYLEQHEYQKAESELLFLKAKISNLQVSEKILFAQLDSLLSYKQGNFEEAITKLNTVIDNNSATLKDKISSRLILAEIYDESGKTIKAVEILKKALEESNDANTEVSTTSTNILYKLAAAYGNMSPLPEKELHRIHNKTIEIQKQIYGENHPLVAKTYLNYGFFLRVSGQIEQAREYAEKARKIAVSNFGEQHMLTAHIDLLMSQLSFLNDEMEQAIEELENVVKNYELHYGVDHFETNQVKTTLAGYYMKANQGNKALQMLLPLYELQKQQFGEDNKATIYARMNILKAYNLTRDYSKAVQEGEELLVLSQNSLGDEHILTIGVKLTLAESYLFNSQKKEAIVMCNHLLEIELIQNNSRYKEKVLSLQQQAQEE